The window GTGTGTCTTGGGGCGTTTTGGACCGGACCAGCGGGGTGGATGCGGATTAATACAGGGGCCGTAAGCCACTGCTAAGCCAAGCATAGGTCAACCCCGGCGCCTCACTTTGCCTCGTGGTCTTCTCATCTGTTGGGAACTGAGGGCTGCACAGACACGGCAGCAGGCATTAGGGGACCGGATTGCGGCTCACTGCTGCATAAAGGTGTGAAGAGAGTACACAAACTCTAGCCTCTCTGTAGCCAGCCAGTAAGGGAGCTAGCCAGCATGGATCAAGGCGTCAGCGACCGTGCATCCCACAAGTTCTACCAGGGACCGCCAATCTTGCCGCGACCTGCAGAAGCTCCAGAAGCCCATGGCTCCTCTGGCGTTTCGCCCTCGCGACATCTGCCTCGGATTCATCATCGTAGCTGTACAGAGTGCAGCCGCCGCAAGGTGCGATGCAACCATCACCATCCGTGCTCCAACTGTGTCAAGGCTGGAAGCGAATGCATCTTTCCCACATCTAGGCGCACCCCGGTGAGGCGTGAAAAAGCCACCAGACGAAGAGACGAGGAGCTACTGAAATCGCTACGGAGGCTCCAGCGCCGACTGCAGTCCACCGAGATTGCACAGCTGGCGTCTCAGGGTAAAGCCGACGACAATGGCGATGAGGGCAACTGCTCCGAGGAAAGAGTAcgtcaagatgaagaaacgaGAAGCCAGCAAATCAGCCCTTTCGGTCCTTCACCGACAACTCATGTTGACAATGTGCCGGCCAATGCAGAGGAGCCTGCTCGGTTAATGCTTGATCACGACCGTAGCCGGTACATCAGCAATCATTTCTGGGCAAGCATGTCCAGAGAGGTAAGCTTCGATGTCCTGCCCATCGCTGGACTGCGGACTCACTGACCGGGCGCTTCAGATTGATGAAATGCGCGACATCTTGGACGGCTCTTCGTCAGAGCAAGAAACTGACGACCAAGACCATCAAGACCAAGGTAGTGCGGCGACGCCAAGCTCTCGCCTCTCACACAACAGCCGTGACTTTCCCATCTTCAGCCCGTCTGCCACCTCACAGTCACTACGGTCTCTCTACCCGAGCTCTTCGGATTTTTTGACCATTTTTGACGTGTTCCAAGAAAACGTCGACCCCGTCGTTCACATTTTCCACCGCCCAACGATGCGAAGAACCGTCACTGAGGTGCTGCCGCTTCTAGACGGATCGTCACTAGACCGCATGACGGAAGCAGTCGTGTTTTCCGTCTGTTATGCCGCATTGACTAGTCTAAGCGATGCAGACTGCCAGAAGCTGTTGAGGGAAGAACGGCACGTATTGCTCTCGCGATATCGGTATGCGACAGAGCAGTCGCTGTCCAGAGCCCGCTTCTTGGAGTCGCAAAACCTAGGGATCCTCGCAGCCTTGGTATTGTTCTTGCTCTGCCTTCGTCGACACGACGACTCCCGCCTCGTCTCCAGCCTACTCGGCGTGGTGATTCGCAACGCGCAAGCTGTGGGATTGCATCGCGACGGCACAAAGTTTCAGCTCTCGCCATACGAGACAGAGTGGAGACGTCGTCTGTGGTGGCACATTTGCGTGCTCGACATCCGCGCCGCTGAAGATCACGGGTGCGACCCATCAATTTACGCCCAAAATTACGACACCAGATTCCCGCTCAACATCAACGATGACGATCTTTCTCCCGAAGCCACCATTGCGCCACCAGAACGCCAGGGAATCACCGATATGACATTTTGTCTCCTGCGCTTCGAGGTTGCGGTCGCCATCAGCAAGCTCAACTACCATGGCCCTGTCGGGAGCCAGGAGCCGGCATTGTCCACGGCTGAGAAATGTGACTTGGTCGAGACGATAGAGAAACGCTTTTATGAACGCTACATAAACCGTTGCGACATTACCAAACCCTTTGACTGGGTCTCAGCTGCGTGGGCACGGTTGATGCTCTCCAAAATGTGGCTTGCTGTGAGCAATCCGCTCCATCCGCAAGACGATATCGACGGTGCTGCTCCCCTCAATCTCCGACACGTAGCCTTTGAAAGGTCCGTCGAGATGCTGGAACTAGCAGACTCGTTAGAAACAGGACATAGGGCTGCAAGGTGGCGGTGGCTGTTCATGACACACGTCCAGTGGCACGCCGTTGTCTTTGTGCTGGCCTATCTCTGCGTCCATCCTACCGACGACCTATCCCCTCGTGCGTGGCTGGTGATGGATAGAGTTCGTGAGCGGTGGCCTCGCGATAGTCGCTCAAAGAAAGGGATGCTTTGGAAGCCCGTTCATCGACTCATGGACCGCGCCCAACAAATTCGCGCCCGTCAAGGATATAGTCCTCCGAATGAGTGTAATGTCTCTGGAGGCAGCCGATTCCGGCATCACAATAACTCTCTACCAGGTGTCTCTCCACAAACTCGAGTCTCGGCAACAGCGCCCACAATGTGCGAATCTACCACTCAATCTACAGTCCTTGTCAAAGAGA is drawn from Trichoderma asperellum chromosome 4, complete sequence and contains these coding sequences:
- a CDS encoding uncharacterized protein (EggNog:ENOG41~SECRETED:SignalP(1-26)~TransMembrane:2 (n11-20c25/26o297-313i539-557o)) — protein: MAPLAFRPRDICLGFIIVAVQSAAAARRTPVRREKATRRRDEELLKSLRRLQRRLQSTEIAQLASQGKADDNGDEGNCSEERVRQDEETRSQQISPFGPSPTTHVDNVPANAEEPARLMLDHDRSRYISNHFWASMSREIDEMRDILDGSSSEQETDDQDHQDQGSAATPSSRLSHNSRDFPIFSPSATSQSLRSLYPSSSDFLTIFDVFQENVDPVVHIFHRPTMRRTVTEVLPLLDGSSLDRMTEAVVFSVCYAALTSLSDADCQKLLREERHVLLSRYRYATEQSLSRARFLESQNLGILAALVLFLLCLRRHDDSRLVSSLLGVVIRNAQAVGLHRDGTKFQLSPYETEWRRRLWWHICVLDIRAAEDHGCDPSIYAQNYDTRFPLNINDDDLSPEATIAPPERQGITDMTFCLLRFEVAVAISKLNYHGPVGSQEPALSTAEKCDLVETIEKRFYERYINRCDITKPFDWVSAAWARLMLSKMWLAVSNPLHPQDDIDGAAPLNLRHVAFERSVEMLELADSLETGHRAARWRWLFMTHVQWHAVVFVLAYLCVHPTDDLSPRAWLVMDRVRERWPRDSRSKKGMLWKPVHRLMDRAQQIRARQGYSPPNECNVSGGSRFRHHNNSLPGVSPQTRVSATAPTMCESTTQSTVLVKETPASRFSAFGTTSIPPMCQDADETEHHLTTSIDLADSSSNPSFGVSVQPPGAGSLQDLQDPHSDWTNILHELHQGFQEDPYVNMIDPAEAMQEYNNHLWGIL